One genomic window of Methanospirillum lacunae includes the following:
- a CDS encoding elongation factor EF-2, whose protein sequence is MSRGKKTVERVTQLMNKPENIRNIGIVAHIDHGKTTMSDNLLAGAGIISEDLAGKACWMDSDEEEQARGITIDASNVSMVHEYEGKEYLINMIDTPGHVDFGGDVTRAMRAVDGAVVLVDAVEGTMPQTETVLRQALKERVKPVLFINKVDRLINELQVDEMEMQIRLGKVIDKVNKLIKGMNEEMYNNGWKLDAAQGTVAFGSALYNWAISVPYMKKSGISFKNVYDHCKAGEMKELAKKSPLCDVILDMVVTFLPNPLEAQKRRVGVIWHGDINSPEGKGMYNCDPNAPSCMMVTDISFDPHAGEVATGRLFGGKLKRGDEVYVMQSAKKVNRLQQVGIFMGPTRVEVPELFAGNIAAVTGLKDAVVGSTVSSLMDMTPFESLEHYSEPVVTVAVEAKNMKDLPKLVEVLRQVAKEDPTLRVNINEETGEHLIAGMGELHLEIVTGRIKRDKNVEIVTSEPIVVYRETIVNKLDSAVEGKSPNRHNRFYFMLEPMPDHVVELIKNHEISMNQEQLERRDAMVKAGFEKDEAKNVKDIYGTNMLLDMTKGIQYLNETMELIIEGIHEALDGGPLADEPVQNLLMKLVDVKLHEDAIHRGPAQVIPAVRSAIKAGLLLGNDSLLEPMQKLHITVPQDYMGGATAQIQSRRGQVFDMTSEGDTITVVGKAPVAELFGFAGDVRSATEGRAMWNQEFAGFELVPAGMVKDVVIEIRKRKGLKEEMPKASDYLA, encoded by the coding sequence ATGAGCCGAGGGAAGAAAACGGTTGAGCGCGTCACGCAGCTCATGAACAAGCCGGAGAATATCAGGAACATCGGTATCGTCGCCCACATTGATCACGGGAAGACAACCATGTCTGATAATCTCCTGGCAGGTGCAGGAATTATCAGTGAGGATCTTGCAGGGAAAGCCTGTTGGATGGACTCAGATGAAGAAGAACAGGCACGTGGAATCACCATCGATGCTTCAAACGTCTCCATGGTTCACGAGTATGAGGGCAAAGAGTATCTCATCAACATGATTGATACTCCAGGTCACGTGGACTTTGGTGGCGATGTTACCCGAGCAATGCGTGCAGTAGACGGAGCAGTTGTCCTTGTGGACGCAGTAGAAGGCACAATGCCACAGACCGAGACTGTTCTTCGTCAGGCACTCAAAGAGCGGGTAAAGCCAGTTCTGTTCATCAACAAGGTTGACCGGCTTATCAATGAGCTTCAGGTTGACGAGATGGAGATGCAGATCCGCCTCGGAAAAGTCATCGACAAGGTCAACAAGCTCATCAAGGGTATGAACGAGGAGATGTACAACAACGGGTGGAAACTCGATGCTGCACAGGGAACCGTTGCATTCGGATCTGCACTCTATAACTGGGCAATCTCTGTCCCGTACATGAAAAAGAGTGGAATCTCATTCAAGAATGTATATGACCACTGCAAGGCTGGTGAGATGAAAGAGCTCGCAAAGAAGAGCCCCCTTTGTGATGTTATCCTTGATATGGTCGTAACATTCCTGCCAAATCCACTTGAGGCACAAAAGCGGCGTGTTGGTGTGATCTGGCACGGGGATATCAACTCACCCGAAGGCAAGGGTATGTACAACTGTGACCCCAATGCACCAAGCTGCATGATGGTGACTGACATATCCTTTGACCCACACGCAGGAGAAGTTGCAACCGGACGTCTGTTTGGTGGAAAACTCAAGCGTGGAGACGAAGTCTACGTCATGCAGTCTGCCAAGAAGGTCAACCGCCTTCAGCAGGTTGGTATCTTCATGGGTCCGACCCGTGTTGAGGTTCCTGAACTCTTTGCAGGAAACATCGCTGCAGTCACCGGTCTGAAAGACGCAGTTGTCGGATCAACTGTATCAAGTCTGATGGACATGACCCCGTTCGAGTCACTCGAACACTACAGTGAGCCTGTCGTCACCGTTGCTGTTGAAGCAAAGAACATGAAAGACCTTCCAAAACTGGTTGAAGTGCTCAGGCAGGTCGCTAAGGAAGATCCAACCCTTCGTGTCAACATCAATGAAGAGACCGGAGAACACCTCATCGCAGGAATGGGAGAACTCCACCTTGAGATCGTTACCGGCCGTATCAAGCGTGACAAGAACGTGGAGATCGTCACTTCAGAGCCTATCGTGGTGTACCGTGAGACCATTGTCAACAAGCTCGACAGCGCTGTTGAAGGAAAGTCTCCAAACCGTCACAACAGATTCTACTTCATGCTCGAACCAATGCCTGACCATGTCGTTGAGTTGATCAAGAACCATGAGATCTCAATGAACCAGGAGCAGCTTGAGCGTCGTGACGCGATGGTCAAGGCAGGATTTGAGAAGGATGAAGCCAAGAATGTCAAGGATATCTACGGCACCAATATGCTCCTTGATATGACCAAGGGTATCCAATACCTCAATGAAACCATGGAACTTATCATTGAAGGTATTCATGAGGCACTTGACGGAGGTCCACTTGCAGACGAGCCGGTCCAGAACCTTCTGATGAAACTGGTTGATGTCAAGCTTCACGAAGATGCTATTCACCGTGGACCTGCACAGGTCATCCCTGCAGTAAGAAGTGCAATCAAGGCAGGTCTTCTCCTTGGAAATGACTCACTCCTTGAGCCAATGCAGAAACTTCACATCACCGTCCCACAGGACTACATGGGTGGAGCAACAGCCCAGATCCAGAGCCGCCGTGGCCAGGTCTTTGATATGACCAGCGAAGGAGATACCATTACCGTCGTTGGAAAGGCACCGGTTGCCGAACTTTTCGGATTTGCCGGAGATGTCAGATCTGCAACCGAAGGCCGTGCCATGTGGAATCAGGAATTTGCAGGATTTGAACTTGTTCCAGCCGGTATGGTCAAAGATGTAGTGATTGAGATCCGTAAGCGCAAGGGTCTCAAAGAAGAGATGCCTAAAGCATCAGATTATCTCGCGTGA
- the metG gene encoding methionine--tRNA ligase, whose protein sequence is MNSRPLLVTCGLPYTNGPCHLGHLRTYVPADFYVRFMRRKGEHAVFVCGSDNHGTPIVVSAEAEGVTPRVISERYHTHFAETFKRMNIHFDHFGMTDDPATKARTTHIVNRLIKAGHVYPKIIQQAYCPKCKKFLPDRYLEGICPHCSKPARGDECDQGCGKHLEPGELLKPTCKICGTAAEFREQEHFFFRLSSFQDYLKDFLKDLKGTDNAINYALGWVNEDLHDWCITRTLEWGTKFPGRDDLVVYVWVDAPIGYIGFTEEWAEKSGSDWKDYWCEDKARITHFIGQDITYHHCVFWPAMLKGAGYGKPYAVVASGMVKIDDHKFSKSRGYVVWTNDDYLDQGLPSDYLRYYLLTYTSHTKEMNFSWKLFLERVNSEVVNTLGNFVYRSVHLSHKQFGGVPDVPVDQEIKTRIAETLTTVSDLVESYDFKGAVDAILALAAYGNTYVQTNEPWKLAKTDLVAMAQVMRNSLQIAKALALLIDPVMPDRAEKLWTQLGMTTPLAKAGFDDALVDLLPGPLSQPSILFEKLDEKRINVLDADFRQRIDALTSPPEPDNQITIEEFSKIELKTGRVLSAENVPKSSKLLKLQVGFGSETRQIVSGIAQFYSPEDLVGKDVIVVMNLKPAKIFGIESNGMILAAGDEASLLVPFKPVEPGTKIR, encoded by the coding sequence ATGAACAGTCGGCCTCTGCTAGTAACGTGTGGACTGCCTTATACCAATGGTCCTTGTCATCTCGGACACCTCCGGACATATGTTCCAGCCGATTTTTATGTGCGGTTTATGCGGAGAAAAGGGGAACATGCAGTCTTTGTCTGTGGTTCTGATAACCACGGAACGCCGATAGTTGTCAGTGCTGAAGCAGAAGGTGTGACACCCCGGGTGATCTCTGAACGCTATCACACTCACTTTGCAGAGACCTTCAAACGCATGAATATTCACTTTGATCATTTTGGAATGACAGATGATCCTGCTACGAAGGCCCGCACAACTCATATTGTAAACAGACTGATCAAAGCCGGTCATGTCTACCCAAAAATTATTCAGCAGGCTTACTGCCCCAAGTGTAAAAAATTCCTTCCTGACAGGTACCTGGAAGGAATCTGCCCTCACTGCAGTAAGCCTGCCCGGGGAGATGAATGTGATCAGGGGTGCGGAAAGCATCTGGAACCTGGGGAACTCCTTAAGCCAACCTGTAAGATCTGTGGAACAGCCGCAGAGTTCAGGGAGCAGGAGCATTTCTTCTTCAGACTTTCATCATTTCAGGATTATCTCAAGGATTTTCTGAAAGATCTCAAAGGAACAGACAACGCAATCAACTACGCCCTCGGCTGGGTCAATGAAGATCTTCACGACTGGTGTATCACCCGAACCCTGGAATGGGGAACGAAGTTTCCGGGCCGGGATGATCTGGTAGTGTACGTCTGGGTCGACGCCCCTATCGGATATATCGGGTTTACCGAAGAATGGGCAGAGAAATCTGGTTCTGATTGGAAAGATTATTGGTGTGAGGATAAAGCACGGATCACTCACTTTATCGGACAGGATATTACCTATCATCACTGTGTTTTCTGGCCTGCAATGCTGAAGGGTGCAGGGTACGGAAAGCCCTATGCAGTGGTTGCATCAGGAATGGTCAAAATTGATGATCATAAATTTTCCAAGTCTCGTGGGTATGTGGTCTGGACCAATGATGATTACCTGGATCAGGGCCTCCCAAGTGATTACCTGCGGTATTACCTCCTCACATATACCAGCCACACAAAAGAGATGAACTTCTCCTGGAAGTTGTTTCTAGAGAGGGTAAACTCTGAAGTGGTGAATACCCTTGGTAACTTTGTGTACCGGTCAGTTCATCTCTCACACAAGCAGTTTGGCGGGGTACCTGATGTCCCAGTGGATCAGGAGATAAAAACCAGAATTGCTGAGACTCTGACAACAGTATCAGACCTTGTTGAATCATATGATTTTAAAGGTGCCGTCGATGCTATACTCGCACTTGCAGCGTATGGTAACACCTATGTGCAGACTAATGAGCCTTGGAAACTTGCCAAGACTGATCTGGTTGCAATGGCCCAGGTCATGCGAAACAGTCTCCAGATAGCCAAAGCCCTTGCCTTGCTCATCGATCCGGTTATGCCTGACCGGGCAGAAAAACTCTGGACACAACTTGGAATGACTACCCCTCTTGCAAAAGCAGGGTTTGATGATGCACTGGTTGACCTATTACCTGGTCCACTTTCTCAACCATCAATATTGTTTGAAAAACTGGATGAGAAGAGGATCAATGTACTTGATGCTGATTTTAGGCAACGTATAGATGCCCTTACTTCACCTCCAGAACCAGATAATCAGATCACAATAGAAGAGTTTTCAAAAATTGAGCTCAAGACCGGAAGAGTATTGTCTGCAGAAAATGTGCCTAAATCGTCCAAACTTCTGAAGTTACAGGTTGGGTTTGGATCTGAAACCCGGCAGATCGTCAGTGGCATCGCCCAGTTCTATTCTCCAGAGGATTTAGTGGGCAAGGACGTTATTGTGGTCATGAATCTGAAACCAGCGAAAATATTTGGCATCGAGAGCAACGGTATGATTCTTGCAGCAGGGGATGAGGCATCCCTTCTCGTACCGTTTAAACCCGTAGAACCGGGAACAAAAATCAGGTAA
- a CDS encoding HEAT repeat domain-containing protein yields MNSHSTNKIAVLIKELYHPNKECRAKTVQKVVKYGNEAVEPLLSLLHDPDWRIRYRAAEALGLIRSIEPVQELIQACNDEKDHVRYMAAKSLGIIRDARAVQTLIHMLNDEHQYTRGIAATGLALIGDSTAKREIEAALARETDQTVKEKMIQSLKTLNGE; encoded by the coding sequence ATGAACTCTCATTCAACCAATAAGATTGCCGTCCTGATCAAAGAGTTATACCATCCAAATAAAGAGTGCCGGGCTAAAACAGTTCAGAAGGTTGTAAAATACGGGAATGAGGCAGTTGAACCTCTCCTGTCTCTTCTTCATGATCCAGACTGGAGAATAAGGTACCGGGCAGCTGAAGCACTCGGACTTATCAGATCTATTGAGCCGGTTCAGGAACTTATCCAGGCCTGCAATGATGAGAAGGATCATGTCAGGTACATGGCTGCAAAATCTTTAGGAATAATAAGAGATGCAAGAGCAGTTCAAACACTGATCCATATGCTGAATGATGAGCACCAGTATACCCGGGGGATTGCTGCTACAGGACTTGCTTTAATAGGGGATAGTACAGCAAAACGAGAGATTGAAGCAGCTCTTGCAAGGGAAACAGATCAGACAGTAAAAGAAAAGATGATTCAGAGCTTAAAAACTCTGAATGGAGAATAA